A stretch of DNA from Candidatus Oleimmundimicrobium sp.:
GCTATCCAAGTGGATTATCAAAAGACAAAATTCCTTTAGGGGCAAGCATCATTAAAGTAGCTGACGCTTTTGATGCCATGACTTCAGACAGGCCTTATCGTAAAGCGTTTTCCAAAGAGAAAGCCATAAGCGAGCTCAAAAGATATAAAGGGATTCAGTTTCACCCTGAAGTAGTGGAGACCTTTTTGAGGGTTTATGAAAAGATAAAGTAAATTTTGAGCTGGATTTCTGCTAAATCGATACAAATAAAACAATAAAACGTTTGTAAGTTCTCAAAGAAATTAAGGGAGGTTATAAAAATGACTGATAATTTCAGAAAGTCAACTTCTCCCTATTTCTTAGTGACAGGAATACTAACAGCTTATATTAAGCTGGGGTATTGTTGATTGAAGAATTTCTAATCTGTAAGCAGATTAAATAATTCAAGTTTTGATTGGGGTTTAATGCGGTATCTTTTTGAGGATTGGTCATATCTTTCGCAAACTTTTGAGACAGCTCGCCGAATTTTTTTAATGGCGGACTTTGATGGAACTCTTGCGCCAATTGTTGATCTTCCCAGGTTAGCTAAGATGTCCGATAATATGAAACGGCTCATTTCAAATTTAGCCAAAAGTCCTCACTTCACCGTTGGTGTTTTGAGTGGCAGAGCTCTTACCGACTTAAAAGAGAAAGTTGGAATTGAAGGATTAGTTTATGCCGGCAATCATGGGATGGAAATTGAGACGGCGAGCGAAACATATATTCACCCAGAAGCTCTCGATATATTAAAATCAATAGGCAAAGTTAGAGAAAAATTGACTAAAAGCTTATCTTCGTTCGAGGGCGTGCTCATTGAAGACAAAGGTTTAACTTTGAGTATCCACTATCGGCTGGTTGCGTCCAAAGATGTTCCTGAAGTGAAGAAAATATTTTGCAAAACAATTGAGCCCTACATGAAAAAACATATTTTTAAACAAACCGAGGGCAAGAAAGTTTTTGAGTTGAGACCGCCAATTGATTGGGATAAAGGTAGTGCAATTTTATGGCTAATTGAAACGCTTAATTTAAAAAATGATTTGCCAATATATCTGGGTGATGATAAAACTGACGAAGATGCTTTTGGTGTATTAAAAGAAAAGGGCATTTCCATTTTTGTGGGTGAACCCAAAACTCAATCAAAAGCAGCTTATTATTTAAAGGATGCGTTTGAAGTTAAGATTTTTCTAAAGAAACTGGGGGCTCTATTTAATATATGATACGTGCTAAGAATCCTTTTATATTCCAAACCGGCCTAAATTTGTTGGAGATAACGGGAGAAAAAGCCAAAAACCTCAAGGAGCTTGCGGATCTAATTGAAAACGCGCACCTCTCTGTAATTTATTACCATACGCATCATTTTCTGCCTTTTCAGCAACACGTATCACCAAAATCCCCAAACGATTTTGCTTACTGGATAAAGAAAGAACTCCACGAAGAGGTGCTAAGCGAAAAGATTATCGCGCTTGATTTGCAGAAACCTTTAGGTATCCGTGAATTAAAAGAAAAGATGCTTCAGTTAATAAAAAAGCATTTTACAAATGATGAATACAGAGCATATGATGTTCGCTCCGGTAAAGAATTCAATTTTATCAAGGCGAAAATCTTTATTATGCCGATCGGGCATAAAGCATATGACCTTTCTGAATTTTACGATGTGTTAAAAGGTGTAAGCATCGATAGTATTTATTTGCACCTTTTTGGAGTAGACCCCAGTTTCGAGAGATGTGTAAATCATTTTTCTTGTTGGTTGAGAGATGAGTTAAAAGAAGAAGTTTTAGCCGATTGTATCTCTCAGCTTGACCCCTTTGTGTTTTATGCCACGGGGACCCTTAGGTTCCAGTTGATTAGGCCTATTTGTAAGCGATTGAAAACAGTAAAAATTTGAAGGAGCGAACTTAGTGTCGATTGATGAATATATCCCTGTTGTGGGCAAGGGACCAGTAGAAGAGATAAAAATTCTTGCAGAAAAACTACCCGGCAAGGTTATCAAAATCATAAACTCTACTCAAATGGGCGGAGGCGTA
This window harbors:
- a CDS encoding DUF5752 family protein, with the protein product MIRAKNPFIFQTGLNLLEITGEKAKNLKELADLIENAHLSVIYYHTHHFLPFQQHVSPKSPNDFAYWIKKELHEEVLSEKIIALDLQKPLGIRELKEKMLQLIKKHFTNDEYRAYDVRSGKEFNFIKAKIFIMPIGHKAYDLSEFYDVLKGVSIDSIYLHLFGVDPSFERCVNHFSCWLRDELKEEVLADCISQLDPFVFYATGTLRFQLIRPICKRLKTVKI
- the otsB gene encoding trehalose-phosphatase is translated as MRYLFEDWSYLSQTFETARRIFLMADFDGTLAPIVDLPRLAKMSDNMKRLISNLAKSPHFTVGVLSGRALTDLKEKVGIEGLVYAGNHGMEIETASETYIHPEALDILKSIGKVREKLTKSLSSFEGVLIEDKGLTLSIHYRLVASKDVPEVKKIFCKTIEPYMKKHIFKQTEGKKVFELRPPIDWDKGSAILWLIETLNLKNDLPIYLGDDKTDEDAFGVLKEKGISIFVGEPKTQSKAAYYLKDAFEVKIFLKKLGALFNI
- a CDS encoding HD domain-containing phosphohydrolase — its product is YPSGLSKDKIPLGASIIKVADAFDAMTSDRPYRKAFSKEKAISELKRYKGIQFHPEVVETFLRVYEKIK